Proteins from a single region of Azospira inquinata:
- a CDS encoding DUF3567 family protein, which yields MLNLVYNSESYSVLAYPAQQGYELLDKEGQRSLFIQGAQALCFKASIEAVATETPEVETIDAFLDDYCAGSARPIVYQ from the coding sequence ATGCTGAACCTGGTCTATAACAGCGAATCCTATTCGGTCCTGGCCTATCCGGCCCAGCAGGGCTATGAACTGCTGGACAAGGAGGGGCAGCGCAGCCTGTTTATTCAGGGCGCCCAGGCGCTTTGCTTCAAGGCCTCCATAGAGGCCGTGGCGACGGAAACGCCGGAGGTGGAGACTATTGACGCCTTTCTGGATGATTACTGCGCCGGCAGTGCCCGGCCCATCGTTTATCAATGA
- a CDS encoding DUF3460 family protein — MAIYESEHTKFMREQLAQHPEWVEDQRQGRALWWDKDLSPAEQAGFQAAKVAQKSYPYDVNSK, encoded by the coding sequence ATGGCGATTTACGAATCCGAACACACCAAGTTCATGCGCGAGCAGCTGGCCCAGCACCCGGAATGGGTGGAAGACCAGCGCCAGGGCCGGGCCCTGTGGTGGGACAAGGATCTTTCCCCCGCCGAACAGGCCGGTTTTCAGGCGGCCAAGGTGGCCCAGAAATCCTATCCCTACGACGTGAACAGCAAGTAA
- a CDS encoding bifunctional acetate--CoA ligase family protein/GNAT family N-acetyltransferase, producing MLEQHYLTSLFEPKAVAVIGASDREGSVGNVILRNLLEGGYQGRLYPINSKHETVQGLQAYKSIEEIGARVELAVIATKPRSVPEIVEQCGRSGVKFAIVITAGFAEAGHTGAALERKMLEIARSYNVRILGPNCLGLIRPAIKLNATFAQVSANPGNLALVSQSGALCSAILDWAKVNGVGFSSVISLGGSSDMDFGEILDYLVYDHRTHYILMYVEGIRNARRFMSSLRSAARIKPIILLKAGRYASGSAAAQVHSGVAAGSDAVFDAAIKRAGVVRVRNIGQLFYAARGLASKFRPGGNRLLIMTNGGGPGAMAADRATELGIPLATLAPQTVTALNGVLPPNWSHANPVDIVGDATPERYRDAILACTQAEEIDGLLVMLTPQAMTQPEEVARAVISASETCAKPIVACWMGEEHTLACRRLLTEAGIPAFRMPETAVDLFSHISTYYRNQKLLLQTPDPAPRQAKSETEGAKMLIEAVLSERRKVLSEMESKSVLRAFKVPVAQTMVARTPTEALLLAEQIGFPLAMKVDSPDLSRKSEVGGVRLNIANAAAVRNAYHDIIDTVGRNVPDARINGVSIEPFVARPHGRELKVGVLRDRIFGPVITLGVGGAECEIFGDTAIALPPLNSYLAQDLIRSTRAARLLENYRNMPPANLQALEDVLLRISQMVCELPWIQELDLNPLIVDENGAVAADARIVIDYAAPADDRYSHMAIHPYPSHLIDDWVLPDGQIVTLRPIRPEDAEMEKEFVAQLSEESKYYRFMDTLRELTQSMLVRFTQIDYDREMAFVAVTEKEGKEVQIGVARYVSNPDGETVEFALAVSDQWQKHGIGRRLMAAIVDCARSKGYRAVVGDVLSGNAKMFKLMTSLGFAVHPHPEDSTVKRVILSLQD from the coding sequence ATGCTGGAACAACACTACCTGACGAGCCTTTTCGAGCCCAAAGCCGTCGCCGTCATCGGCGCCTCCGACCGGGAAGGGTCGGTGGGTAACGTCATTTTGCGCAATCTCCTGGAAGGGGGCTACCAGGGACGCCTTTACCCCATTAACTCCAAGCACGAAACGGTGCAAGGCTTACAGGCCTATAAATCCATAGAGGAAATCGGTGCTCGGGTAGAGCTGGCGGTGATCGCCACCAAGCCCCGCAGCGTACCGGAAATCGTGGAGCAGTGCGGGCGTAGCGGGGTCAAGTTCGCCATCGTTATTACCGCCGGTTTTGCCGAGGCGGGCCATACGGGGGCGGCCCTGGAACGGAAGATGTTGGAAATCGCCCGCAGCTACAACGTGCGCATCCTGGGCCCCAACTGTCTCGGCCTCATCCGTCCCGCCATCAAGCTCAACGCCACCTTCGCCCAGGTGTCCGCCAATCCGGGCAATCTGGCTTTGGTGTCCCAGTCCGGCGCCCTCTGTTCCGCCATCCTGGACTGGGCCAAGGTGAACGGGGTGGGCTTTTCCTCGGTCATTTCCCTGGGGGGCTCCAGTGACATGGATTTCGGGGAAATTCTGGATTACCTGGTCTATGACCACCGCACCCACTACATCCTGATGTACGTGGAAGGCATCCGCAACGCCCGGCGCTTCATGAGTTCCCTCCGCTCGGCGGCCCGCATCAAGCCCATTATTCTGCTCAAGGCCGGGCGCTACGCCTCCGGTTCCGCCGCCGCCCAGGTCCATTCCGGGGTAGCCGCCGGCTCGGACGCCGTATTTGACGCGGCCATCAAACGGGCCGGAGTGGTACGGGTTCGGAATATCGGCCAGCTGTTCTACGCCGCCCGGGGGCTGGCTTCCAAATTCCGTCCCGGCGGCAACCGGCTGCTGATCATGACCAACGGGGGCGGCCCCGGCGCCATGGCGGCGGATCGGGCCACGGAGCTGGGCATTCCCCTGGCCACCCTGGCGCCCCAGACCGTCACCGCCCTAAACGGGGTGCTGCCCCCCAACTGGTCCCACGCCAATCCGGTGGATATTGTGGGGGACGCCACCCCGGAACGTTACCGGGACGCCATTCTGGCCTGTACCCAGGCGGAAGAAATCGACGGCCTACTGGTCATGCTCACCCCCCAGGCCATGACCCAGCCGGAGGAAGTGGCCCGGGCGGTGATCAGCGCCAGCGAAACCTGCGCCAAGCCCATCGTCGCCTGCTGGATGGGGGAAGAACACACCCTGGCCTGCCGCCGCCTACTCACGGAGGCGGGCATTCCCGCCTTCCGCATGCCGGAAACGGCGGTGGATCTGTTCTCCCACATTTCCACCTACTACCGTAACCAGAAGCTTCTGCTGCAAACCCCGGACCCGGCGCCCCGTCAGGCCAAGAGCGAGACGGAAGGGGCCAAGATGCTGATCGAGGCGGTGCTATCCGAACGGCGCAAGGTGCTCTCCGAAATGGAATCCAAGTCCGTGCTCCGGGCTTTCAAGGTGCCCGTGGCCCAGACCATGGTGGCCCGCACCCCCACGGAAGCCCTGCTCCTGGCGGAACAGATCGGTTTCCCCCTGGCCATGAAGGTGGATTCCCCCGACCTCTCCCGCAAATCCGAGGTGGGCGGGGTGCGCCTCAACATTGCCAACGCGGCGGCGGTGCGCAACGCCTATCACGACATCATCGACACGGTCGGCCGCAACGTGCCCGACGCCCGGATCAACGGGGTTTCCATCGAACCCTTCGTGGCCCGACCCCATGGTCGGGAACTCAAGGTGGGGGTGCTGCGGGACCGGATTTTCGGGCCCGTTATCACCCTGGGAGTGGGCGGGGCGGAATGCGAAATTTTCGGTGACACGGCCATCGCCCTCCCCCCCCTGAACAGCTATCTGGCCCAGGACCTGATCCGTTCCACCCGGGCCGCCCGGCTCCTGGAAAATTACCGCAACATGCCCCCGGCCAATCTCCAGGCCTTGGAGGACGTGCTGCTGCGCATTTCCCAGATGGTCTGCGAATTGCCCTGGATTCAGGAACTGGACCTCAATCCCCTGATCGTGGATGAAAACGGCGCGGTGGCCGCCGACGCCCGTATCGTCATCGACTACGCGGCCCCGGCGGATGACCGCTATTCCCACATGGCCATCCACCCCTACCCTTCCCACCTGATCGACGACTGGGTGCTGCCGGATGGCCAGATCGTGACTCTGCGGCCCATCCGCCCGGAAGACGCGGAAATGGAAAAGGAATTCGTCGCCCAGCTATCCGAGGAAAGCAAGTACTACCGCTTCATGGACACCCTGCGGGAATTGACCCAATCCATGCTGGTACGCTTTACCCAGATCGACTACGACCGGGAAATGGCCTTTGTGGCCGTCACGGAAAAGGAAGGCAAGGAGGTCCAGATCGGGGTGGCCCGCTACGTCTCCAACCCGGACGGGGAAACGGTGGAATTCGCCCTGGCGGTCTCGGACCAATGGCAGAAACACGGTATTGGCCGCCGCCTCATGGCCGCCATCGTGGATTGCGCCCGCAGCAAGGGCTATCGGGCGGTGGTGGGGGACGTACTATCGGGCAATGCAAAAATGTTCAAACTCATGACCAGCTTAGGCTTCGCCGTTCATCCCCATCCGGAGGATTCCACCGTAAAACGGGTGATTCTCAGCCTGCAAGACTAA
- a CDS encoding class I SAM-dependent methyltransferase: MSEGEKARPTPLGEPSPWIVAHGNDLAPGSRVLDLACGRGRHARYLAARGLRVVAADQDREALASLEGIPGIQPFWADLEGAPWPWERDLFDALVVSRYLHRPLLPHLGPTLKPGGVLLYETFMVGQEALGPPRRAEHLLQPGELGDWALSAGLVVEDFQEGPVTVAGRHQVLQRLCARRPVSGAGEGRAPTLKGGAGG, translated from the coding sequence GTGTCCGAGGGGGAGAAGGCTAGGCCTACCCCCTTAGGGGAGCCGTCGCCCTGGATCGTCGCCCATGGGAATGATCTGGCGCCCGGCAGCCGGGTGTTGGATCTGGCCTGTGGTCGGGGGCGCCACGCCCGTTATTTGGCGGCCCGGGGGCTAAGGGTGGTGGCGGCAGATCAAGACCGGGAGGCTTTGGCGAGCCTGGAAGGTATTCCGGGCATCCAGCCATTCTGGGCGGACCTGGAGGGAGCGCCCTGGCCCTGGGAACGGGACCTCTTTGACGCCCTGGTGGTGAGCCGTTATCTCCATCGCCCTTTGCTGCCCCATTTAGGCCCCACCCTGAAACCCGGAGGCGTTCTGCTTTACGAAACCTTCATGGTGGGCCAGGAAGCCCTGGGGCCGCCCCGCCGGGCGGAACACCTACTCCAACCCGGGGAATTGGGGGATTGGGCCCTGTCCGCCGGGCTGGTGGTGGAGGATTTTCAGGAAGGCCCGGTGACCGTGGCCGGGCGGCACCAGGTATTGCAGCGCCTCTGCGCCCGGCGGCCCGTATCGGGAGCGGGGGAAGGGCGGGCGCCGACCTTAAAAGGCGGCGCTGGCGGCTAG
- the mnmH gene encoding tRNA 2-selenouridine(34) synthase MnmH, whose protein sequence is MQQYGVATVAQLDQFAEIIDVRTPSEYAEDHIPGAINCPVLDDAQRAEVGTLYKQVSPFEARKLGAALVAVNIAHHLRQQFAAKPKEWRPLVYCWRGGQRSGAMEIILRQVGWKACKLEGGYKAYRHRVLEGLDELPGRFALQVISGPTGSGKTRLLQAIAREGGQILDLEALACHKGSVLGLCPGQQQPSQKAFETALWQQLEALDPARPLFVEAESRKVGRLALPTALLTAMAAGRRQPVAVPMEARVAYLLEDYDYFLTDQEALLARLERLKELVGKEVLGRWQSLIATGDWPALVADLLQRHYDPLYQRSLRHYGPENGKGAAPLVLDNLDGATLTRAARELLAASAAF, encoded by the coding sequence ATGCAGCAATACGGGGTGGCGACCGTAGCACAGCTGGACCAGTTTGCGGAAATCATCGATGTCCGCACCCCCAGTGAATACGCGGAAGACCACATTCCCGGGGCCATCAACTGCCCGGTGCTGGACGACGCCCAGCGGGCGGAGGTGGGCACCCTTTATAAGCAGGTTTCCCCCTTTGAAGCCCGTAAGCTGGGGGCCGCCCTGGTAGCGGTAAATATTGCCCACCACCTGCGCCAGCAATTTGCTGCCAAGCCCAAGGAATGGCGGCCCTTGGTGTATTGCTGGCGGGGCGGGCAACGCAGCGGCGCCATGGAAATTATCCTGCGCCAGGTGGGCTGGAAAGCCTGCAAGCTGGAAGGGGGCTACAAGGCCTATCGGCACCGGGTGCTGGAAGGGCTGGATGAACTGCCCGGACGCTTTGCCCTTCAGGTCATCAGCGGCCCCACGGGCAGCGGCAAAACCCGGTTGCTCCAGGCCATTGCCCGGGAAGGGGGGCAGATTCTGGATCTGGAAGCCCTGGCCTGCCACAAGGGCTCGGTGCTGGGGCTTTGCCCCGGCCAGCAGCAGCCCTCCCAGAAAGCGTTTGAAACCGCCCTCTGGCAGCAGCTGGAAGCGTTGGACCCAGCCCGACCTCTATTCGTTGAAGCGGAAAGCCGCAAGGTGGGTCGCCTGGCCTTGCCCACTGCCCTCCTCACTGCCATGGCCGCCGGACGCCGCCAGCCGGTGGCTGTGCCCATGGAAGCCCGGGTCGCCTACCTGCTGGAGGACTACGATTATTTCCTTACAGACCAGGAGGCCCTGCTGGCCCGCCTGGAACGGCTCAAGGAACTGGTGGGCAAGGAGGTGCTGGGGCGCTGGCAGTCCCTCATTGCCACAGGGGACTGGCCCGCCCTGGTAGCCGATCTCCTACAGCGCCACTACGACCCCCTCTATCAGCGCTCCCTGCGCCACTACGGGCCGGAGAACGGGAAGGGAGCCGCCCCCCTGGTGCTGGACAACCTGGACGGGGCCACCCTGACCCGGGCCGCCCGGGAACTGCTAGCCGCCAGCGCCGCCTTTTAA
- the selD gene encoding selenide, water dikinase SelD, with amino-acid sequence MSETNSSEAIKLTAFSHGGGCGCKISPAVLEKILAATPSALIPPQLLVGTESSDDAAVYQLNDEQAIVATTDFFTPIVDDPYDFGRIAATNALSDVYAMGGRPLFALAVVGMPLDKLPLPAIERILAGGAAICQEAGIPIAGGHSIDVLEPIYGLVALGVVHPRELRRNRDARPGDLLILGKPLGIGILSAALKKGRLAPEDYATMVALTTRLNRVGPDLAQMEGVHGLTDVTGFGFAGHLLEICRGAGLRAKVRFADLPLIPAAVALAQEGLATGASGRNWAAYGAQVRGADTLPEWQQKLVTDPQTSGGLLVSCAPESRDQVLACFHQAGFPEARVVGHLEAGSAGLDLEP; translated from the coding sequence ATGTCCGAAACTAATTCATCCGAGGCGATAAAACTTACCGCCTTTTCCCACGGGGGCGGCTGCGGCTGCAAAATTTCTCCGGCGGTGCTGGAAAAAATCCTGGCCGCCACCCCCAGCGCCCTGATTCCTCCCCAACTGCTGGTGGGCACCGAGTCCTCCGACGATGCGGCCGTGTATCAGCTCAACGACGAGCAGGCCATTGTAGCCACCACGGACTTCTTCACCCCCATCGTGGATGACCCCTACGATTTTGGCCGCATCGCCGCCACCAATGCCCTGTCCGACGTCTACGCCATGGGCGGCCGTCCCCTCTTTGCTCTAGCGGTGGTGGGCATGCCCCTGGATAAGCTGCCTCTGCCTGCCATTGAGCGCATTCTTGCCGGCGGCGCCGCCATCTGCCAGGAGGCGGGCATTCCCATCGCCGGAGGCCATTCCATCGACGTGCTGGAGCCCATCTACGGTCTGGTGGCCCTGGGGGTGGTCCATCCCCGGGAGCTGCGCCGCAATCGGGACGCCCGACCGGGGGATTTGCTCATTCTGGGGAAACCCCTGGGCATCGGCATTCTTTCTGCGGCCCTGAAAAAGGGGCGGCTGGCGCCGGAGGATTACGCCACCATGGTGGCCCTGACCACCCGGCTCAACCGGGTGGGGCCGGACCTGGCCCAGATGGAAGGCGTTCATGGTCTGACCGATGTAACCGGCTTTGGCTTTGCCGGCCATTTGCTGGAAATCTGCCGGGGCGCGGGCCTGCGGGCCAAGGTACGCTTTGCCGATCTGCCCCTTATTCCGGCGGCCGTCGCCCTGGCCCAGGAAGGGCTGGCGACCGGCGCCTCGGGACGTAACTGGGCCGCCTATGGGGCCCAGGTTCGGGGGGCGGACACTTTGCCGGAGTGGCAGCAGAAGCTGGTTACCGATCCCCAGACCTCGGGCGGCCTGCTGGTCAGCTGCGCCCCCGAGTCCCGGGATCAGGTGTTGGCCTGCTTCCACCAGGCCGGTTTCCCGGAAGCCCGGGTGGTGGGCCATCTGGAGGCCGGCAGCGCCGGACTGGATCTGGAACCCTGA
- a CDS encoding arylesterase encodes MMKKYLGLDWRWLGLGSLCLIMPLLAAAGAPVVLIYGDSLSAGYGLPREAAWPVLLEKRLAQAHLNYRVVNASISGETTAGGLARLPRALGEHRPAVVILELGANDGLQGLPLAAMNHNLEAMAGLARQAGARVLLVGMRLPPNYGSYGEDFRHSYPALARRLKLPLVDFLLAGMADQPTLFQADGLHPVAAAQPRILDNVWQKLGPLLKGGR; translated from the coding sequence ATGATGAAAAAATATCTGGGTTTGGATTGGCGATGGCTGGGGCTGGGCAGCCTCTGCCTGATTATGCCCCTGCTGGCCGCCGCCGGGGCGCCCGTGGTGCTCATCTACGGAGATTCCCTCTCCGCCGGCTACGGCTTGCCCCGGGAAGCAGCTTGGCCCGTGTTGCTGGAAAAGCGGCTAGCCCAGGCCCACCTGAATTACCGGGTGGTGAATGCCAGTATTTCCGGGGAAACCACGGCGGGCGGCCTAGCCCGGCTGCCCCGGGCCCTGGGGGAACACCGTCCGGCGGTGGTGATACTGGAATTGGGGGCTAACGACGGTCTCCAGGGCCTGCCCCTAGCGGCCATGAACCATAACCTGGAAGCCATGGCGGGCCTGGCCCGCCAGGCGGGTGCCCGGGTGTTGCTGGTGGGTATGCGCCTGCCCCCCAATTACGGAAGCTACGGGGAAGATTTCCGGCACAGTTACCCGGCCCTGGCCCGGCGCCTCAAGCTACCTCTAGTGGATTTTCTCCTGGCGGGCATGGCCGACCAGCCCACCCTTTTTCAGGCGGACGGTCTCCATCCCGTGGCCGCGGCCCAGCCCCGCATTCTGGATAACGTGTGGCAGAAACTGGGGCCGCTACTGAAGGGTGGGCGCTAG
- a CDS encoding ABC transporter ATP-binding protein has protein sequence MSSQSLLEVRDLCKTVGDGEGRLTILQDVNFAIDPGETVAVVGASGSGKSTLLGLLAGLDQPSGGQVCLDGISLVALDEDGRARLRGRLLGFVFQSFQLLPALTALENVLLPLELSGVENAAALAREWLTRVGLGERLDHYPKHLSGGEQQRVALARAFAPAPRLILADEPTGNLDQATGAQIMALMFRLNREQGTTLVLVTHDPAMAARCGRQLRVAEGRVEALETVA, from the coding sequence ATGTCCAGTCAATCCTTGTTGGAAGTCCGTGATCTTTGCAAAACCGTGGGAGATGGGGAAGGGCGTTTGACCATTCTCCAGGATGTGAATTTTGCCATTGACCCCGGGGAAACCGTGGCGGTGGTGGGAGCCTCCGGCTCGGGCAAGTCTACCCTGCTGGGTCTTCTGGCGGGGCTGGATCAGCCCAGCGGAGGGCAGGTGTGTCTGGACGGCATTTCCCTGGTGGCGCTGGATGAGGATGGCCGGGCTCGGCTGCGGGGGCGTTTGCTGGGTTTTGTCTTCCAATCTTTCCAGCTGCTTCCCGCTCTGACCGCTTTGGAAAATGTACTGCTCCCCCTGGAACTGTCCGGGGTGGAAAACGCTGCCGCCCTGGCCCGGGAATGGCTTACCCGGGTGGGGCTGGGGGAGCGTCTGGATCATTACCCCAAGCACCTGTCTGGCGGGGAACAGCAGCGGGTGGCCCTGGCCCGGGCCTTTGCCCCGGCGCCTCGCCTGATTCTGGCGGATGAACCCACGGGCAATCTGGATCAGGCCACCGGCGCCCAGATCATGGCTCTGATGTTCCGCCTGAATCGGGAGCAGGGCACCACCCTGGTGTTGGTTACCCACGACCCAGCCATGGCGGCCCGCTGCGGGCGCCAGCTACGGGTGGCGGAGGGGCGGGTGGAGGCCCTGGAAACGGTGGCTTGA